A single window of Deltaproteobacteria bacterium DNA harbors:
- a CDS encoding zinc-binding dehydrogenase: protein MLHGLEKADIQLGDTVAIIGAGPIGLLHLIASQRMGAGRIIISDKVEERLALARTLGADETINAGHEDTVVKIRQLTEGYGADLVIEAIGYPATWEQGLRMVRKGGTVLEFGGCPPNTEIHVSTEQLHYGETTVFGAFHATPAHFTKALNLIASKTVDVRPLITRKMPLDELNEAFKILATSKADIKIAICP, encoded by the coding sequence GTGCTGCATGGACTCGAAAAGGCGGACATCCAACTGGGTGACACCGTCGCTATAATCGGCGCGGGACCTATCGGATTGCTCCATTTAATTGCCTCTCAGCGAATGGGAGCGGGGAGAATCATCATCAGCGACAAGGTGGAGGAACGATTGGCGCTGGCGCGTACGCTGGGCGCGGATGAAACCATCAATGCTGGGCACGAGGACACGGTTGTGAAGATCCGGCAGCTGACCGAGGGGTATGGCGCCGACCTCGTGATTGAAGCCATAGGGTACCCCGCCACGTGGGAACAAGGCTTACGCATGGTGAGGAAGGGGGGAACCGTGCTCGAGTTCGGGGGGTGCCCGCCGAACACGGAAATTCACGTGAGCACAGAGCAGCTGCACTACGGGGAGACCACTGTCTTCGGCGCGTTTCATGCGACTCCAGCTCATTTCACGAAAGCGTTGAACCTGATCGCGTCGAAGACCGTAGATGTTCGGCCGTTGATCACGCGGAAAATGCCGCTCGACGAGCTGAACGAGGCGTTTAAGATCCTGGCCACATCGAAAGCGGATATCAAGATCGCGATATGCCCTTGA